Proteins encoded in a region of the Euleptes europaea isolate rEulEur1 chromosome 3, rEulEur1.hap1, whole genome shotgun sequence genome:
- the TOB2 gene encoding protein Tob2 — MHLEIKVALNFIISYLYNKLPRRRADLFGEELERLLKKKYEGHWYPEKPLKGSGYRCVHIGETVDPVVELAAKRSGLAVEDVRANVPEELSVWIDPFEVSYQIGEKGSVKVLYLDDSEGCSAAELDKEIKSSFNPDAQVFVPIGSQDNSLSNSPSPSFGQSPSPTFIPRSAQPITFTTATFAATKFGSTKMKKGGGAGAGTNGAGVPQPQQQQQQRLARSPTNGLLKHKGLSLSMHSLNFIGGSPAPQSQLSPNAKEFVYNGGSPGAGSLFFDGVAAENQGGGIPPASQFSGSGGGSSFDMAQVFGGSTNSLFLEKTPFVEGLSYNLNAMQYPSQSFQPVVLAN, encoded by the coding sequence ATGCATCTGGAGATCAAAGTTGCTCTGAACTTCATCATCTCCTACCTGTACAACAAGCTTCCACGGAGGCGGGCCGACCTGTTTGGTGAAGAGCTAGAGCGACTGCTGAAGAAGAAATATGAAGGCCATTGGTACCCAGAGAAGCCTCTGAAGGGTTCAGGCTATCGCTGTGTTCACATTGGGGAGACGGTGGACCCTGTCGTGGAACTGGCTGCCAAGCGGAGTGGACTGGCTGTAGAGGACGTGCGGGCCAATGTCCCCGAAGAATTGAGTGTCTGGATCGACCCATTTGAGGTCTCCTACcaaattggggagaaagggtcAGTCAAGGTCTTGTATCTGGATGACAGTGAGGGCTGCAGTGCAGCCGAGTTGGACAAGGAGATCAAGAGCAGCTTCAACCCTGATGCCCAGGTGTTTGTCCCCATTGGAAGCCAGGACAACTCCTTGTCCAATTCTCCATCCCCATCTTTTGGCCAGTCTCCTAGCCCTACTTTCATCCCTCGCTCTGCCCAGCCCATCACCTTCACCACTGCCACTTTTGCTGCCACAAAGTTTGGTTCAACTAAGATGAAGAAAGGCGGAGGAGCTGGAGCCGGCACAAATGGTGCAGGGGTCCCTCAGccgcagcaacagcagcagcagcgtttgGCCCGGTCACCCACCAATGGCCTGCTGAAGCACAAAGGCCTCTCCCTGTCTATGCATTCTCTGAACTTCATTGGGGGCAGTCCAGCTCCTCAATCTCAGCTCTCCCCCAATGCCAAGGAGTTTGTTTACAACGGTGGATCGCCAGGAGCCGGCAGCCTCTTCTTTGATGGTGTAGCTGCCGAGAACCAGGGCGGTGGCATCCCACCTGCATCCCAGTTCAGTGgcagtggtggtggcagcagctttGATATGGCTCAGGTTTTTGGTGGCAGCACCAACAGCCTCTTTTTGGAGAAGACACCCTTCGTGGAAGGACTCAGCTACAATCTGAATGCCATGCAGTATCCCAGCCAGTCGTTCCAACCAGTGGTTTTGGCCAACTGA